A section of the Rhodospirillaceae bacterium genome encodes:
- a CDS encoding VTT domain-containing protein, with translation MFQRLYGWAMTKAAHPHAFWWLVAFAFAEATFFPLPADILLIPMVLAVRARAWRLAAACTVASVAGGCFGWLIGSFAFEELGRPLIELYGAMDKMAFLRAEYHKYGELFVAIGAVTPVPYKVVTIASGFFQMDPASFALVSLVGRGVRYFFVAGAVFLFGPLIHRFINRNAQLAFAVFTALLLGGFMLTAWVL, from the coding sequence GTGTTCCAGCGGCTTTACGGTTGGGCGATGACGAAGGCGGCGCATCCGCACGCCTTCTGGTGGCTCGTCGCCTTCGCCTTCGCCGAGGCGACCTTCTTTCCCCTGCCGGCCGATATTCTGCTGATCCCGATGGTCCTCGCCGTGCGCGCCCGGGCGTGGCGGCTGGCGGCGGCCTGCACTGTGGCCTCGGTCGCCGGCGGCTGTTTCGGCTGGCTGATCGGCAGTTTCGCCTTCGAGGAACTCGGCCGGCCGCTGATCGAACTCTACGGCGCGATGGACAAAATGGCATTCCTCCGGGCGGAGTACCACAAATACGGCGAACTCTTCGTCGCCATCGGCGCGGTCACGCCGGTGCCCTACAAGGTGGTGACCATCGCCAGCGGCTTCTTCCAGATGGACCCGGCCAGCTTCGCGCTGGTCTCGCTGGTCGGTCGCGGCGTGCGCTATTTCTTCGTCGCCGGCGCCGTCTTCCTGTTCGGCCCGCTGATCCACCGCTTCATCAACCGCAACGCACAACTCGCCTTCGCGGTCTTCACTGCGCTGCTGCTCGGCGGCTTCATGCTGACGGCGTGGGTGCTGTGA